In a single window of the Dryobates pubescens isolate bDryPub1 chromosome Z, bDryPub1.pri, whole genome shotgun sequence genome:
- the SLC26A3 gene encoding chloride anion exchanger produces the protein MVEPVGNHYVVARPVYSENLFNEEHKKLHRYHKTFWDHVKLYFRCSPQRVKKIALRLFPITSWLPAYHFREWILSDIVSGINTGLVAILQGLAFALLVNVPPSYGLYAVFFPVLVYFIFGTSRHISVGPFPVLSLMVGGVVVRLVPDNMTENGIPMNMSAINEMRVTVAASVTFLSGVFQLLLGILQFGFIVIYLSQSLISGFTTAAAIHVLVSQLKFMLQLPVPGFNTPLGIIYTLESIFSQITNTNIADLVTSLVVLLIVFVVKEMNDRFKEKLPTPIPIELLVTVLAALLSYFLNFEEKFNVAVVGKLEEGFHAPVAPDAHILQKCIGDSISIAIVGFAVAFSVAKVYSIKHDYTIDGNQELIAFGLGNIVCGSFKGFASSTALSRSGVQESTGGKTQIAGIISAVIVLIVILAIGFLLAPLQKSVLASLALGNLKGMLMQFKEIGILWRKDKYDCVIWVATFLSAVLLGLDIGLATAVAFQLLTVVIRSQIPSCTVLANVGRSNIYRNKKDYTDIYEPEGVKIFRCSSPIFFANIEFFREKLITAVGFNPLRVLRKRNKALRKIRKMLKKGELQVTPKGLICMANHMHESDEELDNNRIEELDQPTNMTDLPIQINWGADLPPGITVPQVNIHSIILDFSSVSFLDFSAMRVLQKTLKEFIRIDIDIYIAGAHEGFLDKLERCAFFDEEIKPSMFFLTIHDAVLHILLKTDIASSPKLKLTEKKGSNNNHTIIPSNGLHSQESVVRLLSPVAALTTIGNTAPEAACRNC, from the exons ATGGTTGAACCTGTGGGCAACCACTATGTTGTAGCCAGACCTGTGTACTCAGAGAATTTGTTCAATGAAGAGCATAAGAAATTGCACAGATACCATAAAACCTTTTGGGATCATGTGAAACTATATTTTCG ctgctccccacaaaGGGTCAAAAAAATTGCCTTGCGTTTGTTTCCTATTACCTCATGGCTGCCAGCATACCACTTCAGGGAGTGGATCCTGAGTGACATCGTCTCCGGCATCAACACAGGGCTCGTAGCTATCCTGCAAG GTCTCGCCTTTGCTTTGCTGGTTAATGTCCCACCCAGTTATGGACTCTATGCAGTATTTTTCCCTGTTCTGGTCTATTTTATCTTTGGCACATCTAGACATATCTCAGTGG GTCCCTTTCCAGTGCTGAGCTTGATGGTGGGTGGAGTCGTTGTTAGGCTAGTCCCTGATAACATGACTGAAAATGGCATTCCCATGAATATGTCAGCAATAAATGAAATGAGGGTGACAGTGGCTGCATCTGTAACCTTCCTTTCTGGAGTTTTTCAG TTGCTTCTGGGAATTCTCCAGTTTGGATTCATTGTTATTTATCTATCACAATCATTAATCAGTGGTTTCACCACTGCTGCGGCTATCCACGTTCTGGTGTCTCAGCTGAAATTCATGCTTCAGCTACCCGTGCCTGGATTTAATACACCTCTTGGCATAATCTAT ACTCTGGAGAGTATTTTCAGCCAGATCACAAACACAAACATCGCTGACCTTGTCACATCCCTTGTAGTTTTGCTTATTGTGTTCGTGGTGAAAGAAATGAATGATCGATTCAAAGAAAAGTTACCAACTCCCATCCCAATTGAACTCCTTGTG ACAGTCTTAGCAGCACTGCTCTCTTATTTCCTTAACTTTGAAGAAAAATTTAATGTAGCTGTTGTTGGAAAACTAGAGGAAGG ATTTCATGCACCAGTTGCACCTGATGCACATATCCTCCAAAAGTGCATTGGTGACAGCATTTCCATTGCAATTGTTGGATTTGCAGTAGCCTTCTCCGTGGCTAAAGTGTATTCCATCAAGCATGACTACACAATAGATGGAAACCAG GAACTCATTGCTTTTGGACTGGGTAATATAGTTTGTGGATCGTTCAAAGGATttgcttccagcactgctctgtcaaGATCAGGTGTGCAGGAGAGCACAGGGGGCAAAACACAG ATTGCTGGTATTATCTCAGCTGTAATTGTCTTGATTGTGATCTTGGCCATTGGGTTTCTCCTGGCACCATTACAGAAG TCAGTCCTCGCATCTCTGGCTCTTGGCAACCTGAAAGGAATGCTCATGCAGTTCAAGGAAATAGGCATCCTATGGAGAAAGGATAAGTATGACTGT GTTATATGGGTGGCGACCTTCTTATCTGCTGTTCTTCTTGGCCTGGATATAGGGCTAGCAACCGCTGTGGCATTCCAGCTGCTGACTGTGGTGATCCGCTCCCAGAT TCCAAGTTGCACAGTTTTGGCTAATGTTGGGAGAAGTAACATCTACAGAAACAAGAAGGACTACACCGAT ATTTATGAGCCTGAGGGAGTGAAGATTTTCAGATGCTCATCTCCTATCTTCTTTGCTAATATTGAATTCTTCAGAGAGAAACTCATCACTGCT GTTGGCTTCAACCCACTGAGAGTACTGAGGAAACGCAATAAAGCTCTGAGGAAGATCAGAAAGATGTTGAAGAAAGGAGAGCTGCAAGTGACACCC AAAGGCTTGATTTGCATGGCTAATCATATGCACGAGTCAGATGAAGAACTAGACAACAACAGGATAGAGGAGCTGGACCAGCCCACCAACATGACAGACTTGCCTATTCAGATCAACTGGGGTGCTGACCTCCCCCCTGGCATCACTGTGCCTCAGGTCAACATCCACAGCATTATTCTGGATTTCTCATCAGTGTCCTTCCTCGACTTTTCTGCCATGAGAGTCCTCCAAAAG ACTTTGAAAGAATTTATCCGGATCGACATTGACATTTACATTGCAGGGGCACATG AGGGTTTCCTGGACAAACTGGAGAGATGTGCATTTTTTGATGAGGAGATTAAGCCATCCATGTTTTTCCTCACCATTCATGACGCAGTTTTACACATTTTGCTAAAAACGGATATAGCCAGCTCCCCCAAATTAAAGCTCACTGAG AAGAAGGGTAGCAACAACAACCACACCATCATCCCCAGCAATGGACTGCACAGCCAAGAGAGCGTGGTAAGACTCCTATCTCCAGTAGCAGCACTTACAACCATAGGAAACACAGCCCCAGAAGCTGCTTGCAGGAACTGCTAG